The genomic window TAAGCGGACTCGTATTGTTTCAACACGTTGATGCGTGCCCGTTCATACTCGGATGGCGTAAAGCCATATTGTTTTACCCGTTGGGTCTCTTTGACAAGCGTGGTCAGTGTGGAATCGATCTCGCCTTCCTTGGCAAGAGCGGCTACGGTCCATGCTCCCTTGCTCTTCGCGATCATGAAATTATCATCGTCGTAGGCTTGGGCATAGATAAACGGAGGATTCGCTTGATGTAAGATATCATCGAAACGCTCGTCCATGATCGACGCGCATATTTGCTGGATATAGTCCTTTACCAATCCGGCAATCGTACGATTCAAGTCGTTGGGTAATTTATCGTGTTTATAGAAGATATAAAGGATCGTATTGGATGCCTCCTTGTCTTTGGCGATCGAGATCAGAGGTAGATCATTGTCGGGAACCGATACTTGTTCCCGTTTTGCCGGGTTGACCGGGGCAGGGACATCGGCGAACATCTTTTTGATCGTTGCCTCCACTTGATCTACATTTACGTCTCCCACGACGATAATCGCTTGCAAGTCCGGACGATACCATTTTTTGTAGTAAGCCCGCAACTCGTCCGGCTTGAAGTTCTCGATCACGTCGATCGAACCGATCGGCATCCGGTTCGCGTAACGGCTTCCCGGGTACATCTTGGGTAGTTGCTGCTCCCATAGACGAGTCTGGGCATCCTGTCGGGTACGCCATTCCTCACGGATGACCCCACGTTCTTTCTGGATAGCCGAGTCGGTCAAGGCTAGGAACCCGGACCAATCGTGAAGGATCAATAAGCAAGAATCAACCACGCCGCTTTTGTTGACAGGGGCGTTGGTAATCATGTAGACGGTCTCATCAAAGGAGGTATAGGCGTTGAAGTTTTCCCCGCTGCGCATACCTACACTCTCGATATATTCGTCCATCCCGTTATTCGGGAAGTTCCTACTGCCGTCGAAAGCCATATGTTCCAAGAAGTGAGCCAAACCTCGTTGATTGTCTTCCTCTAAGATGGAGCCTACGTTTTGGGCGATGTAAAAGTCTGCCCGGTCTTTGGGCTGATCGTTGTGACGGATGTAGTAGGTCAATCCGTTACTCAATTTCCCGTATCGAACCTTAGGATCGATCGGAAGCGGTTCGGGTTCCTGCATCTCTTGTGCCATCACTTGTGTGAAAGCGACGAAACAAAGCAGGATTGCCGTTAAGATAGAATGTCTTTTTATCATATTTGTTTCATTGATAGTGAATCTAGATCACAAAACTAGCAAAAAATCATAGAAAGAGCCCCTTATGGTGAAAAAAGGAGTATCCGATACGGAATACTCCTTTCTATCAAGATGAAACAGACGGGGGGGCCTCATTTCACCTCTTTATTCATTCGGTATGTCAATGCGCCAGACGGACATTGATTGATTTGGGCAATTAATTCCGCGGTTGTCGCGTTCTCTATCTGTATCCAGGGTCTCTCCTTCGGCTTATAGACACCGGGAAGAGTCTTTACACAGATACCGGCATGTTGACATAACTCCGGTTGCCAGATAATGGTGAGTTCACCATTCGTATATTCGATCTTCTTGCCCATATAATTTTGTTATAAATATTAAACATGTATACCACTCATTACGATGCGTTTCCAATCCGGATGCTTCTGGATATATCCAGCTACGAACGGACATAACGGAACGAGACGTAAGTCTTTCTTCTCGATATCCAAGAGCACTTTCTCCACCAATTGGCTACCAATTCCTTTACCTCCAAGCTCCATGGGAACCTCAGTGTGGGTGAGATAAATTACCCCATCCTTATTTTTTATATACTCTATTCTGGGAACGTATCGCTCTATATGAAATTCATATTGGTGGCGTTCTTCATTATCAATTAGTTCATAATTTTCTTTCATCTCCCTATAATTTTAATACTCAACTATTCTATTAACACTTGAGTGATAAGGTTTGTTTAATATAATTCTAATCTATTCTATATAATTTATAGGGGAATGGAACGTTAGGTATTAAACGTAAATGATTACCTTTGCGGCCGACTGCCCGTGTGGGTATGCAAGTAGAAACAATTAATTATCACACTTATACAAAGTATGGGAAAGTACAAACTAATCAACAACGTGTTGGGGTGGGTCGTTTTTTTGATCGCTTCTACCGTTTATCTGATGACAATGGAACCCACCGCCAGTTTCTGGGATTGTGGTGAGTTTATCTCTTCGGCATACAAATTGGAAGTAGGGCATCCGCCCGGAGCTCCTTTCTTCATGTTAACAGCCAATTTATTTACGCAGTTCGCCTCGGACCCTTCCAAGGTGGCGGTAATGGTCAATACGATGTCCGCCCTCTTTAGCGGCCTGACGATCTTATTCCTTTTCTGGAGTATTACTCATTTGGCTCGTAAGATTATCGTGGAAGACGATAAGACGATGTCTCTGGGACAGATGATTACGATCATGGGTTGCGGTTTGGTAGGTTCTTTGGCTTATACGTTTAGCGATACTTTCTGGTTTAGCGCCGTGGAGGGCGAGGTATATGCTTATTCTTCCTTGTTTACCGCCTTGGTATTCTGGTTGATCCTGAAATGGGAAGAAGCCGCCGATCGTCCGCATGCCGATCGTTGGATCGTGCTGATCGCTTATTTGATGGGTCTGAGTATCGGTGTCCATTTGCTGAATTTATTGTGTATCCCGGCTATCGTGCTGGTATATTATTATAAGAAATTCCCGAATCCTACGATGAAGGGTACGCTGATCGCTTTATTGGTGTCGTTCGCTATCGTGGGCTTGATGATGTATGGTGTCGTACAAGGCTTGGTTGAGGTTTGCGGTTATTTCGAGCTGTTGTTTGTCAATACGTTCGGTATGCCGTATAACTCGGGTGTATATGCGTTCGTAATTATATTGGCGGCTTCCTTGATCTGGGCGATCTGGGAGACGATGCAAGACGAGATCCATCCGGTGCGGATGAAGATATCCTTTATTCTCTCGATCGTATTGTTGGGTATTCCGTTTATCGGTAGTGGTTACGTGATCGCCGTGATCCTCACGGCGGCCTTGACGGCTTATTTGTTCATGAGCAAGAAGGTAAATATCAAGATGCTGAATACGATCTTGGTCTGCTTGATGGTAATCGTAGTGGGTTATTCATCCTATGCCTTGACATTGATCCGTGCGACAGCCGATACGCCTATGAACCAAAACGCTCCGCAAGATATCTTTACCTTGCGTACCTATTTGGCTCGCGAGCAATACGGCAAGACTCCGTTGATCTACGGTCAGACCTATGTCTCTGAGGTGAAGCGTGAGAACCAAGGCGGCACTTGCGTACCTGTATCGAAAGAGGGTGAGCCGACTTGGAGCCGTGTCATTAAGAAAGATAAAAACGAGAAGGATCATTATTATATCTCTCGTTACGATACGGAATACGAATACGTGGATGAGTTGAGTATGCTTTTCCCCCGTATGTATAGTAGCGACGGACGTCATGTGGCTGCTTATAAGGAGTGGGCACAAGTGAAAGGTACACCGGTGAAGTTCAACCGTTGCGGTGAGATGGTGACTGTGATGAAACCTACGTTTGCCGAGAATTTGCGTTATTTCTTCGCTTATCAGCTGAATTTCATGTATTGGCGTTATTTCATGTGGAACTTCTCCGGACGGCAGAACGATATACAAGGTAACGGTGAGGTTTCGAATGGTAACTGGATAACCGGTATTCCGTTTATTGATGAGGCTTTAGTGGGCCCGCAAGAGGATATGCCGTTCGATATTATCAACAATAAGGGGCATAACGTATATTATATGTTACCGCTTCTA from Parabacteroides distasonis ATCC 8503 includes these protein-coding regions:
- a CDS encoding (4Fe-4S)-binding protein translates to MGKKIEYTNGELTIIWQPELCQHAGICVKTLPGVYKPKERPWIQIENATTAELIAQINQCPSGALTYRMNKEVK
- a CDS encoding GNAT family N-acetyltransferase; its protein translation is MKENYELIDNEERHQYEFHIERYVPRIEYIKNKDGVIYLTHTEVPMELGGKGIGSQLVEKVLLDIEKKDLRLVPLCPFVAGYIQKHPDWKRIVMSGIHV
- a CDS encoding DUF2723 domain-containing protein, encoding MGKYKLINNVLGWVVFLIASTVYLMTMEPTASFWDCGEFISSAYKLEVGHPPGAPFFMLTANLFTQFASDPSKVAVMVNTMSALFSGLTILFLFWSITHLARKIIVEDDKTMSLGQMITIMGCGLVGSLAYTFSDTFWFSAVEGEVYAYSSLFTALVFWLILKWEEAADRPHADRWIVLIAYLMGLSIGVHLLNLLCIPAIVLVYYYKKFPNPTMKGTLIALLVSFAIVGLMMYGVVQGLVEVCGYFELLFVNTFGMPYNSGVYAFVIILAASLIWAIWETMQDEIHPVRMKISFILSIVLLGIPFIGSGYVIAVILTAALTAYLFMSKKVNIKMLNTILVCLMVIVVGYSSYALTLIRATADTPMNQNAPQDIFTLRTYLAREQYGKTPLIYGQTYVSEVKRENQGGTCVPVSKEGEPTWSRVIKKDKNEKDHYYISRYDTEYEYVDELSMLFPRMYSSDGRHVAAYKEWAQVKGTPVKFNRCGEMVTVMKPTFAENLRYFFAYQLNFMYWRYFMWNFSGRQNDIQGNGEVSNGNWITGIPFIDEALVGPQEDMPFDIINNKGHNVYYMLPLLLGILGLLFQAYAGKKGIQGFWITFFLFFMTGIAIVLYLNQTPYQPRERDYAYAGSFYAFCIWIGFGVAALAKGLQKYGKLSPVIAGSVATVLCLLVPIQMGAQNWDDHDRSNRYVCRDFGANYLESCEPNAVIFTNGDNDTFPLWYAQEVEGIRTDVRVCNTSYLQTDWYINQMKKQAYESDPLPISWQPEDYVQGTRDAAYVFPMTDKSIDLKTALDFVRSNDPKFKKIPGINQELDYIPAQTLTMGVDSAAVMAAGVIDTANLPYLQKEMKIDLKGKDVLGKQELIILDMLQTNDWNRPIYYAITVSPDQFVKLDPYFQQTGMAYQIVPMETQGTVRSINTEKMYDNVMNKFKWGGVNTPGVYLDENVMRMCKSYRIALFSKLAAALVAEGKNEKALNVLDKAMEVLPPENVPLDYSALSLGELYYELGQKEKAEMVYKGIADNALRSINWYFRLRPGQLSSVESDLGHNLAVLQEVLRVSKQYNPEFAKPYQEEFDNYRMAYGSVAKD